Genomic segment of Oscillatoria salina IIICB1:
TACCCAGATTTGACCGTAATGCGATCGGACGATCTGACGGCAAAGAGAAAGACCTAAACCGTATCCTTCTCGATCTTCATCTCGCTGAAGACGGAAATGTCTCTCAAAAATGCGATCGCGCTTTTCTTCTGGAATTCCCGGGCCTGTATCGCAAATACTCACTTGAATCTTTTGGGTCGTCCGGTGTAAAATCGAAACTTGGATTTTCCCTCCTTCTGGAGTATACTTAATCGCATTTTCTAACAGATTAATAATAACTTGGCGAACTAACTCTTGGTCAGCATAAACAGCAGGAAGATCGTAAGGTAAGTCGGTTTCTAGCTTTTGCGATTTTTTCTGGAATCTTTCTTGATATTCAGCCAAAATTTCTTGACAAAGATTCTGTAAATAGAGTTGGTGAGGTTCAATCGTTAATTCAGCACTTTTACCCTTCGACGCTTGGAGAATATCCGAGATCATTCTTTCCATAATGCGAAACTGGTTGCAAGCTTGCTGATGTAACTGCTCGGTTAAAGCTCGAAAACGTTCGTTGGGCTGGTTTTGAACTATTTTGATTGTTTCCACAGCAATCGAAGCGGCGGTAAGAGGACTGCGGAGATCGTGTGCTAACATTGCTAGCACTCGGTCTTTAAAATTTAATTGCTCTTCGAGTTCTTCTTTTTCTTTTTTGAGGCGAAAAATTTCTTCAGATAAGCGAATGAGTTCTGCGGAATAGCCAAGGGAATTACTTTTTGTGGGGTCTGATAACTCACCTGCTGCTTGTTTTTCCTTAGCTTCTTCAACACTAAGCTGCCATCTAGACCACCATTTTTGCAGTTGAGCAACGAGATTGCTTCCTGCTAGAGTTTGCCTTGGTTCAGGACATATTTTGACTAAAGCTGGGGTGGCTACCAATCGAAAATGCTCTGCTAGATAAGGCTGCTTCCCCACATCAATCACCTGAAGCTCAAAGGGATATTCGGCTTTCAAACTGTCTAGATAACTGCGTACTCGCCGGATATGTTCCTGAGAACCAGGACGCTCGTCAATAAACAGCAATAGTTGAAGCAACCCTGCTGGGGTATAACTATTTTGTTCTAAAGCTACCTGCCTGCCATTTGATTGTTGCACTGGAGAGTAATACTGATACGCTGAAACCAACTTAGAAAAGCCCCTGAAAAGGACTTGAAGCCAAGATTTAATATCTATTTTATATTTTTACCTCAAATGTGGCGAGAATACTCCTGCGACAAATAATATCATCAGAAAAATAATGAATTATAACACATATTTTTGGTTATCAAAGCCAGGATTTTGAGGCGATTAATACCACCTCAAATCAGGCGATCGCGCCCAAAGACACTCATTGCTGATTCAGCTAGAGCTTCGCATCCATTAACTTTCTTATTTTCGCATTTTCGTAATAAAATCTTAAGATAACATCAAAGACATCCTGCCTGCCTTGGCACAGTATTCACTCTCCAACCGAAAAACAATTATGGCTCTTGGCTACGTTGCCCTCGTACTTCACGCCCACCTACCCTTTGTCCGACATCCGGAAAGTGACTATGTTTTAGAAGAAGAATGGCTTTTTGAGGCAATAACGGAAACTTATATTCCTTTGTTGCACGTTTTTGAAGGACTAAAGCGGGATGGAATTGACTTTAAAATGACGATGAGTTTGACACCTCCCTTGGTGTCAATGCTACGCGATCCGCTCTTACAAGAACGCTTTGAGCAACATTTATCCAATTTAGAAGAACTCGCACAACAGGAAATCGAGCATAATCAGCATAACGGTCATCTGCGTTATCTCGCAGAGCATTATGCTCAAGAATTTCAGGCGATTCGTCAGACTTGGGAAGGCTACAACGGAGACTTAGTTACTGCTTTTAAACAATTTCTCGACAGCAACAATCTGGAAATTATTACCTGTGGTGCTACTCATGGCTATTTGCCATTGATGAAGATGTATCCCCAGGCAGTTTGGGCGCAAATTCAGGTGGCTTGCGAACATTACGAAGAAACTTTCGGTCGTCCGGCTAAGGGAATGTGGTTGCCCGAATGTGCTTATTATGAAGGTTTGGATCGAATGCTAGCGGATGCTGGCTTGCGTTACTTCCTCACTGACGGTCATGGCTTGCTATATGCTCGTCCTCGCCCTCGTTTTGGCGCTTATGCACCGATTTTTACTGAGGCGGGAGTAGCTGCTTTTGGTCGCGACCATGAGTCGTCTCAACAGGTATGGTCTTCTGAGGTAGGATATCCTGGTTCGCCAGAATATCGGGAATTTTATAAGGATTTGGGCTGGGAAGCAGAATACGAGTACATTAAGCCGTATATTATGCCTAATGGTCAGCGCAAAAATACGGGTATTAAGTATCACAAGATTACTAGTCGGACTGCGGGCTTATCGGATAAAGAATTATATGACCCTTATTGGGCAAGGGAAAAAGCTGCGGAACACGCGGGAAATTTCATGTACAATCGGGAACAGCAAGTTAGGCATTTAGCGGGAATTATGGGGCGATCGCCAATTGTGGTTTCTCCTTACGATGCTGAGTTGTTCGGTCACTGGTGGTATGAAGGTCCTTGGTTTATTGATTATCTGTTTCGTAAGTCTTGGTACGATCAAAATACTTTTGAAATGACTCACTTGGCTGATTATTTGCGTCGGGAACCAACTCAGCAAGTGTGTAAGCCTTCTCAGTCGAGTTGGGGTTTTAAGGGTTTCCACGAATATTGGCTGAATGAAACTAATGCTTGGATTTATCCTTATTTACATAAGGCGACGGAACGGATGATTGAGTTAAGCTGTCGCGAACCTGTTGATGAGTTGGAGTGGAAAGCTCTTAATCAAGCAGCGCGAGAGTTACTTTTGGCACAGTCTTCGGATTGGGCGTTTATTATGCGTACGGGAACGATGGTTCCTTATGCGGTTCGTCGCACGCGATCGCATTTGATGCGCTTTAATAAGCTCTATCAAGATCTTAAGGTCGCTAAGATTGATTCTGGTTGGCTGGAAAAGGTCGAAAAGATTGATAATATCTTTCCCAATATTAACTACCGTGTCTATCGTCCTTTGTAAGCTGGGCGGCTATTTCACCAACTAGGGTGGGCAACAAGCCTACCTTTTTTATTTCTCACTCTAGACTATTGACGAAAATTTTTTTGCCAACTCAAACTAAAAGTGATGTATATTAGTTTACTAATTGAAATTGCATCTACCTATAGCATGAGATCTGATAAAGTTAAAAATTAAAGCAAGTTGTTTCTCTTTCTCAGACTGTTCTAGGAGTGAAACAACTCGAACTAACGCTAATCTTCTTGCTCTCCCAATCGAAGTCTATTATTTACCGATCGCTAGAAAACAAGCAGAAAACCGAATGCTCCAAAAATCTACTTACCAAACTCTAGGAATAATTGACCAAGCTATACAGCGTTTTCTTCAAAAACTCAATCCTAACGAAATTCTGGCTTTGGGAGATACATCTAATCTTCAAGCAGAATTGCGCCAAGTTGAACGCAATGGCAAGATTGAAATTAGACCTGTTGTCGTAATTGAATGTGAAGGTAAAGCTCATCGCTATGCACTACTTTGTTTGAAATCACGTTTGTGTGCAGCTGCAACCGCAGTGGGTATTCCTAGTATTTGCTTGTCTGTAAATGGGGCGAGCGATATAGGATTTTTTTGTGACTAATTATTTTTGAGATCGAGCGCGATCGCTCCTCTACTATTCTTAGAGTGGAATAGTTGAGGGGCTTTTTGCTGTTTCTATATTAAGTTTTGTCAAGAAAGATGAGAAAACTTATTTTTTCCACAACTTAAATCTTCAATCGACAGAGATTTTCGTTCTCAGGTAGAGCAAAGAAGCATCAAAAGCCTGTAATTCTCTGACTCTATGGTATAATTAGTGACATGACTCACAAGATCTACTTTTGTCCTGTCACCTAAATATAACTGCTATCTCACGTCTCCGTGATGACACTCTTCACGAAAAAAAGGCGATAAGATTCAACCTCAACTCTCTACGAAATCACTCAAAGATTTTGCTGGATGCCCGATTATATAAGTGGTTTGTCGATTAATCGGGAGAAAAAAATGGAAATGTTTAGTGAATTTTCTTTACCAGTTGGCAAAGGACAACAAGCTGATGCTGATAGAGATAATTCTCCACCCATGAAGCCTTTAGAACTTAATATTTCGGTGCTAGAAATTTTGTTGTCAGCAACATCGTTAGAAAATAACTACTATAGTTGGTCGGACGAACAAAAATTAA
This window contains:
- a CDS encoding histidine kinase, which produces MQQSNGRQVALEQNSYTPAGLLQLLLFIDERPGSQEHIRRVRSYLDSLKAEYPFELQVIDVGKQPYLAEHFRLVATPALVKICPEPRQTLAGSNLVAQLQKWWSRWQLSVEEAKEKQAAGELSDPTKSNSLGYSAELIRLSEEIFRLKKEKEELEEQLNFKDRVLAMLAHDLRSPLTAASIAVETIKIVQNQPNERFRALTEQLHQQACNQFRIMERMISDILQASKGKSAELTIEPHQLYLQNLCQEILAEYQERFQKKSQKLETDLPYDLPAVYADQELVRQVIINLLENAIKYTPEGGKIQVSILHRTTQKIQVSICDTGPGIPEEKRDRIFERHFRLQRDEDREGYGLGLSLCRQIVRSHYGQIWVDTASAGGSCFHFTLPVYN
- a CDS encoding glycoside hydrolase family 57 protein, whose amino-acid sequence is MALGYVALVLHAHLPFVRHPESDYVLEEEWLFEAITETYIPLLHVFEGLKRDGIDFKMTMSLTPPLVSMLRDPLLQERFEQHLSNLEELAQQEIEHNQHNGHLRYLAEHYAQEFQAIRQTWEGYNGDLVTAFKQFLDSNNLEIITCGATHGYLPLMKMYPQAVWAQIQVACEHYEETFGRPAKGMWLPECAYYEGLDRMLADAGLRYFLTDGHGLLYARPRPRFGAYAPIFTEAGVAAFGRDHESSQQVWSSEVGYPGSPEYREFYKDLGWEAEYEYIKPYIMPNGQRKNTGIKYHKITSRTAGLSDKELYDPYWAREKAAEHAGNFMYNREQQVRHLAGIMGRSPIVVSPYDAELFGHWWYEGPWFIDYLFRKSWYDQNTFEMTHLADYLRREPTQQVCKPSQSSWGFKGFHEYWLNETNAWIYPYLHKATERMIELSCREPVDELEWKALNQAARELLLAQSSDWAFIMRTGTMVPYAVRRTRSHLMRFNKLYQDLKVAKIDSGWLEKVEKIDNIFPNINYRVYRPL